The Triticum urartu cultivar G1812 chromosome 5, Tu2.1, whole genome shotgun sequence genome contains the following window.
TGGCAATCTATCAAGTAGGTTGGGATCGGGACAATACGTGTCATGGCGATGACAGAAATGACCATTTTCGGAAAAGGAAAAATGTGTGCTTTAAACAAGCGGTGACCGATCAACTAGGTTGGGATCACGACAATACGTGTCACGGCGATGCAGAAACAACCATTTTGAGGAAAGAAAAAATGTGTGTCTTAGACAAGCGGTGACCGATCAAGTAGGTTGTGATCGACAAAAAATACATGTCACAACAATAGAAACGAATTTTGAAGAAAAAGAATACGTGTCTCAAACAAGTGGCGGCCGATCAAGTAGTTTGTGATCGACAAAAATACGTGTGACGGCGGCGATAGAAACGCCCATTCTAAATAAAAAAATACGTGTCTCAAACAAATGATAACCGATCAAGTAGGTTGGGATCGTGACAATACGCATCACGGCGATGACAGAAACGGCCATTTTGAGGAAAGAAAAAATGTGTGCCTTGAACAAACGGTGACCGATCAAGTAGATTAGGATCGCGACAATGCATGTCATGGCAATGATAGAAACGACCATTTTGAGAAAAGGAAAAATGTGTGCCTTAAACAAGCGATGACTGATCAAGTAGGTTGTGATCGGTAAAAACACGTGTCACAACGACAATTTTGAAGAAAAAAAATACATGTCTTGAACAAGTGGCGGGCGATCAAGTAGTTTGTGATCGGCAAAAATACGTGTCACGGTGGCGATAGAAACAACCATTATTAAGAAGAAAAATACGTGCCTCAAACAAGCGACAACCGATGAAGTAGGTTAGAATCGCGACAATACGTGCAATGGTGATGACAGAAACACCTATTTTGAGGAAAGAAAAAATATGTGCTTTAAACAAGCAGCGACAAATCAAGTAGGTTGTGATCAGCAAAATCATGTGTCAGAACAACGAGAGAAAAGACCATTTTGATGAAAAATACGTGTCTCGAACAAATGACAGCCGATAGTAGTTTGTGATCGGCAAAAACACATGTCACGACAGCGGCAGGAACAACCATGTTATAGAGAGAGAAAAAAGTATGTGTCTCAACAAACGGCAACCCTTTAAGTAGATTGGGGTCGGCTCTCAAACCCCGGCAAATCTCTACTACTTAAAAAGAACGTAAGGTTCTCATTTCATCTTTTTTCTCACCACCCCTTCATCCAACCTTCCTTGTATGATAACAGATCAACTTAATTTACTTACCTTCTGAACCAGGTCCACTTTAATTATTTACCAAACATCGGATCAAAATATAAGATAATTCATGGACATAATTTGATAATCATTTATTTACACAATCGCATTATTATAGATAGGTAAATCACAAACCTACATACTAGAAGATTTAATATATctcgttgcaacgcacgggcattcttCTAGTTCcctaaaaagaaagaaaagaaaactggATGGAATAAGTAATCACGCAGTTGGCGTGACCGTAGAGCGCTCAGCTAATTTTCAGCGACTTACAAATAGACGATCCATTTGGAAATGATTCTCACCATCCTTTCCCGCGGCTGGGAAACACATGGCACCAAAAAACGAATGAAGGAAACAAGGATCAATTAAGTAGGTTGTGATGGCAAAAACACGTGTCACAACGATGGCAGAAACAACTATTTTGAAGGGGAAAAAATGTGTGTCTCAAACAAGTGGCGTCCGATCAAGTAGTTTATGATCAACAGAACACgtaaactttgaccaagtttatattaAAAATTATTAAAATTCATTATTCCAAATAAATAcaaatatgaaaatatattctaTGATGGATCTAATTGTATTGATTTTGTATTATGAATGCCCATAATTTCTTGTATAAACATGGTCAAACTTCAAAGACTTTGACGTCGCATAAATTTAACATGCGGAGTAAAAAGGACATGAGGCAGTACGTGTCTCTAACAAGCGGCAACCGTTTAAGTAGGCCGAGGCCGGGTCTCGGCAAATTCCCTAAAGGGAAAGAAAGGAAAACCGAATGGAATAAGTAATCACGCAGTCAGCGCGTGACCGTAGAGCGCTCCGCTAATTTTCAAGCGACTTACAAATAGATGATATTTATTTGCAAATAGACGATTCACTTGAAATGATTCTGACCATATTTTCCTGCAGGCAGCTGGGAAATGCATGGCACCAAAAAACGAGTGAAGGAAACAAGGACCGCACAACCTGGTGCGACCCATCCAGCCATCGGCCCCACAGCTCCATGGCCAAGGCCAGCTGTGTCCTCTGCAAACCTGCAGCCTGGTGCCCCCTGGTTGCTAATTAACCAAGGCTTGGTCATAAATTTTCCATCAAATGGCAGTTCAACTGTGACAAAATAGTCCATCCATAATAGTGATGAAGAAATAAGAacaagaaggaggaggaggaggaggagaaaaaaGTGTTGGTTTGACCTTTTTTAATGGGTGCATGCATGTGAGTGAGGGGAGCCTTTTTCCAGGCTAGATTTGATGATATGCACTCCTTTGACCTTCTCCCCATGGAAACATGCATCCATccccttttcctttttctttttttttaaacTGATGTCCAAGATCCTCTCTGTCTCATTCCCTCTCATGTGTATGAACATTGTGGCTCCCTCCTTTCCCGTTTATATATCCTATCTCAAAATTTTATATTTTTCATTTAATAAATCTCAATTTAATTGTTCCCCATCACAGGCTCGaatttcaaggtgcattaaatcattgcatgcgagaaaaattgaccaatgcatttattttattcatgcatgcattgtaaCCAACGCATTGAAAACACAATTTTGTGAAGAAAACGGGCACATTGATTGCGTTCTTTTGCAAACTAAAAACAATATTCCATCACTCGTTATCtatcttggttggtgagatttttgaattgaggcctataaaccgaaaaggagatGGTAGTAGTACTAGAATACTTCGGCAATCCCATAATTTAAGACTTTTTTTTAATACAATGGGCCGAAGCGAGTATTAGGAAAGCAAAAGCTTATCAATTCAATGAGGAGAAGATTGGAGTAGCAGCAAACCACCATCAAGAAACAGCAGTGGGAACGGGGGATTCCAAAACAGTGGTGCCAATTCAATGCAAAATAATTACTGGTGTGATGAGGATTAGTAATAAATTATATGGCCATCCTTTTCTGCAAACAGAGACGACCGCCCCTGCTATAAAAAGATGCTCTCTTTCTTTCCAGTTTTCAGTTTTCACCCATGGCAGGTGAGGCGAGGTGAGGTGAGGTGggagggaggaagaaggggaagtGAACTGAACTGAGTCGAGCGGGGTCGAGGGAGCACACATAGCCCTGCACCTGCAGCAGTCCACAGCACCACAAACCAGTGACAAGAATCAGGATTGGTAGGAGCCCATCTCTGCCTTGCTGGCCCTGGCCTCCTCTCCCCCCTCTTGCTCTTCTTTTAATGGCTTCTCTGCCCCCTCGGTTTCCTGCCCCCGCTCGCTCCCCTGGGTCTTGGTACTAGTGCTAGTAGCAGTAGGCTGGGGTTGGCTTGGGTGTGGCTTCACAACTCACAAGAGAGGAGGAGAGACCACTCTGCCTCTGAGCTGTTACTTCCACTTCCAGCGAGTGCTCAATCACCGGGAGAAAAGCAAAGCAGCAGGCCTGCGGCGAGGCGGCCGGGGAGGGGATTTTTTCCTTTCTGTCAAGCTCCTTGCTTGCTTGATTCTCTTCTCTTTGATCCTGGAGCGCGGCCGCCGGTCCGTCCAGTCCACCCAACCCTCGCTGTTCGTGCGCCCGAGCTCGTGCCCGCCCGCGCCAGATCTGAGTAGATTCCAAGAATCCCAGCACGAACCCGGCGGGGAGTTCTTGGGCTTGGACGGAGAGAGGGGGGAAAAGGTGAGGGGCCTCGTGTCTTTCTTTCTCTCGATCTGATTCGGCGCTCTGCGCCGGGCGATTCTGGGTGGCGGGGATTGACGCGGCTTCTTGGTTGATTGATTGATCCTTGGCCGCGATCCGGTTGCTGAGAGGGGAATTTTTGATCTTGACCCGCGGTACTGATGATTCTGTTTGGTTGCAGGCGGCGGGGACACGGAGGCCGGGGATGCCGGCGAGGAGCTGCGGGGAGAGGGCGTGATGGCGGCGGTGATGGACTACTTCAGGTCGTGCTGGGGCGCGCGGTCCCGGGCCGGGCGGCGGGGCAAGAAGGGCTCGGACGCCGCCGGCCGCCAGGACGGGCTGCTGTGGTACAAGGACGCCGGCCAGGCGGCCACCGGCGACTTCTCCATGGCGGTGGTGCAGGCCAACAACCTGCTGGAGGACCAGAGCCAGGTGGAGTCCGGCTCGCTCTCCATGGCCGACCCCGGCCCGCAGGGCACCTTCGTCGGCGTCTATGACGGCCATGGCGGCCCGGAGACCTCCCGCTTCATCAATGACAACATGTTCCACCATCTCAGAAGTAAGCCCCAATGCCCCATCCCAAAATCCCCATCTGCTAATCTCTTTTTAAGTTTGGGAGGCGCCACGCCACTGATGATGAAATCATCAAATGCCAACTTATGATGTTCATGCTTTTGCAATTCTTGCGAGCATGATTGTGATAATAATCATGCTGATTTTTCTCATAAAAAAAAGGAAGGGCTGTCTGTCATAGCTTTGGCACTCATTGCTgtaacatcatcatcatcagaaGAAGAAAATATTGCAGGTTCAGTAGACTTGTTTCTAAGCTTGCATCACACATGGCGTGGTCACCGGCAGTGAGCTAGTATTATACTATCTCACAAAGAATAAATTCATCTCTTCTAGCTGCTTATGTCTTCTGTTGATGGTGACATTGTTCTGTTATACTCCACTACTTAATTGTTTTCTGTTTCTGGGGGCTGTTTCTTACTCATTGTTAGCCTTGTTAGTGTCAGTGCATGATAAACAATCTCCTTTTCCAGGATTTGCAACCGAGCACAAGTGCATGTCGGCCGATGTGATCCGGAAAGCCTTCCAAGCAACCGAGGACGGCTTCCTTTCCGTAGTCAGCAAGGAATGGTCTATGAAGCCTCAGATCGCAGCAGTGGGCTCTTGCTGCCTGGTCGGCGTGATTTGCTCCGGAACTCTCTACATCGCAAACGCCGGTGACTCGCGTGCGGTTCTCGGAAGGCTTGTCAAGGCGACCGGTCAGGTTGTGGCCATGCAGTTATCGGCAGAGCACAACGCGTGCTATGAGGAAGTTAGGCAGGAGCTACAGTCATCACACCCTCATGATCCACAAATCGTGGTTCTGAAACACAACGTTTGGCGTGTGAAGGGCCTCATCCAGGTAACCGAAATTCTGTACCGTGAGGCGCATAAGATCACTCTCAGATTTAGACCTGCCTAGATAATTATTAATTTGTTGTTAGAAGTCTTCGCGGCAGTTACATCATCTGTCCATCTCATCACAATTCCACTTATTTTTTCCGTTCCGGAGTATGGATAATTACTTGTGCATCTGCGCTATTTGTTTCAAGTTAGGTATTAGGTAAGTCAATCGTTCTCAGAGCCAAAGTGCCTGCACTAAATATGGTTGCATCATCATAATATAACATGCTTT
Protein-coding sequences here:
- the LOC125511373 gene encoding probable protein phosphatase 2C 28, yielding MAAVMDYFRSCWGARSRAGRRGKKGSDAAGRQDGLLWYKDAGQAATGDFSMAVVQANNLLEDQSQVESGSLSMADPGPQGTFVGVYDGHGGPETSRFINDNMFHHLRRFATEHKCMSADVIRKAFQATEDGFLSVVSKEWSMKPQIAAVGSCCLVGVICSGTLYIANAGDSRAVLGRLVKATGQVVAMQLSAEHNACYEEVRQELQSSHPHDPQIVVLKHNVWRVKGLIQISRSIGDVYLKRPEYNRSPLHSKFRLRETFKKPILSSEPAIAVHQIQPSDQFVIFASDGLWEHLSNQEAVDLVQSNPRNGIARKLVKAAMQEAAKKREMRYSDLKKIERGVRRHFHDDITVVVVFLDASAVSRAGWSKSPPVSVRGGGVSVPANSLAPFSAPTMVSSTY